The genomic region CATTCATCCATGACGCGCAGCTGCTGTGTTTGGTTGACCGCTGGACGCGTGGTTCCCCTGCCAAACCCCCATAAAAAAAGCGTCTCCCGTCGGGGAGACGCTTTTCCAAGGGAAATCCCTGTAATCAACGAGGCAAAACGCGGCGAATGGTCTCTGCCAGATCTTCTGCGACAAACTTTGCCACGTAACCGTCTGCGCCCACGCTGCGCACATGGTCTTCATTGGCTGAGCCGGACAGGGATGAATGGATGACCACAGGCAACCCGTTGAAGCGGGCGTCCTGCTTGATGTTGCGGGTCAGTGTGAACCCATCCATTTCAGGCATTTCCAGATCCGTCAGCACCATGGCTACGCGGTCTGTCACCGATTTGCCTTCAGATTCTGCCGATTTCGCAATGGCGTTGAGGCGGTCCCAAGCTTCCTTGCCCGACTTGACCATTTCAAACGGGGCCTGGAGAACCTTCAGTTCCTGTTCAATCAGAGACCGCGCCACGAAGGAGTCGTCTGCGGCAAGGATGATGGAGCCGGGCTTGAGCTTGAGCTTGGCGCCCACCTTTTCCTCGGTCACTTCGTGGCCGTCTGAAGGCGAAACCATTTGCAGGATGGCTTCCACGTCCAGCACCTGAGCCAGACGGGACTCATCCGTGTTGCCGTCCAGGCGGGCAATGCTGGTCACCAGCTTGCCCTTGGCGCCACTGGTTTCGGCAGACAGAACCTGCTTCCAGTCCAGGCGAACGATGTCTTCCACCGATTCCACCGCAAACGCCTGCGTGGTGCGTGCGTATTCCGTCACCAGCATGATGTTGAGGCCCGTCTGGGGCTTGCAGCCGACGATGGAGGGGAGGTCCAGCACGGGGATCACCTGGCCGCGCAGGTTGACCACACCGAGGGAGTGGGCCGTGGTTCCCGCAATGGGGGTGATGCTGGGCATGGCCACGATCTCACGGATCTTGAACACATTGATACCGAACAGCTCGGACTTGCCCAGCGCGTTGTCAATGCCCAGTCGGAACAGCAGCAGCTCGAA from Acidovorax sp. DW039 harbors:
- a CDS encoding chemotaxis protein, whose protein sequence is MKAVQQEIDERTNLTSTNKFELLLFRLGIDNALGKSELFGINVFKIREIVAMPSITPIAGTTAHSLGVVNLRGQVIPVLDLPSIVGCKPQTGLNIMLVTEYARTTQAFAVESVEDIVRLDWKQVLSAETSGAKGKLVTSIARLDGNTDESRLAQVLDVEAILQMVSPSDGHEVTEEKVGAKLKLKPGSIILAADDSFVARSLIEQELKVLQAPFEMVKSGKEAWDRLNAIAKSAESEGKSVTDRVAMVLTDLEMPEMDGFTLTRNIKQDARFNGLPVVIHSSLSGSANEDHVRSVGADGYVAKFVAEDLAETIRRVLPR